Proteins co-encoded in one Pirellulales bacterium genomic window:
- a CDS encoding succinate dehydrogenase cytochrome b558 subunit has translation MESSSSPSFFARHEFLIRRLHSLSGLVPVGAFMVVHLLTNASVLDGARAFQTRVDMIHSLGKALPLVEWTFIFLPLIFHAVVGVMIARGAIPNTSQYRYAKNYRYTLQRITAWIALFFILGHVFHLHGWFKPLATEVGGGQFQVLFATSSTAQALQASVLIQLAYVIGILACVYHLANGLWTMGITWGLWTTPAAQHRANYLALAVGLALTAVGLGALYGMITVNLEDSLAIENKLNEHRVATGEVSAAEVDEERKALEQEEADDGTETADASR, from the coding sequence GTGGAAAGTTCGTCTTCGCCCTCGTTTTTCGCGCGCCACGAGTTCCTGATCCGGCGATTGCATTCGCTGAGCGGTCTGGTGCCGGTCGGGGCGTTCATGGTGGTTCACCTGCTCACGAACGCGAGCGTGCTCGATGGGGCGCGGGCCTTTCAAACCCGCGTCGACATGATCCACAGCCTGGGCAAGGCCCTGCCGTTGGTCGAGTGGACGTTCATCTTTCTGCCGCTGATCTTTCACGCGGTAGTGGGCGTGATGATTGCCCGGGGGGCGATCCCCAACACGAGCCAATACCGCTACGCGAAGAACTACCGCTACACGCTGCAGCGGATCACGGCCTGGATTGCCCTGTTCTTTATCCTGGGGCACGTCTTCCACCTGCACGGCTGGTTCAAGCCGCTGGCGACCGAGGTGGGGGGGGGACAGTTCCAGGTCCTGTTCGCCACCAGCTCGACGGCCCAGGCCTTGCAGGCCTCGGTGCTGATTCAACTGGCCTATGTCATTGGCATTCTGGCCTGCGTCTACCACCTGGCGAATGGCCTGTGGACGATGGGCATCACCTGGGGACTATGGACCACCCCCGCCGCGCAACACCGCGCCAATTACCTGGCGCTGGCCGTGGGCCTCGCGCTGACGGCCGTGGGGCTGGGGGCCCTGTATGGAATGATCACCGTCAATCTCGAAGACTCGCTCGCCATCGAAAACAAGTTGAACGAGCACCGCGTCGCGACCGGTGAGGTCTCGGCGGCCGAAGTCGACGAGGAACGCAAAGCCCTCGAACAAGAAGAGGCGGACGACGGGACCGAAACCGCCGACGCCAGTCGCTAG
- a CDS encoding response regulator, with translation MHIQQPSILITDDDANFRETLQEVLAPQGYRTVLASDGEEALHIVERQPVDLLLMDMHMPKLTGLETFRRMRQVRALLPCILMSAAADENLMREARSMRIFRVLCKPMSRRQITVTVQLALRRTYNLQLGDLHRPENQAGESEE, from the coding sequence ATGCATATTCAACAGCCATCGATTCTCATTACCGACGACGACGCCAACTTCCGCGAGACGTTGCAGGAAGTCCTTGCGCCGCAGGGTTACCGCACCGTGCTGGCGAGCGATGGCGAAGAGGCGTTGCACATCGTCGAGCGGCAGCCGGTCGATTTGCTGCTGATGGACATGCACATGCCCAAGCTGACCGGGCTGGAGACGTTTCGCCGGATGCGTCAGGTGCGGGCCCTGTTGCCATGCATCCTCATGTCGGCCGCGGCCGACGAGAACCTGATGCGCGAAGCGCGCTCGATGCGGATCTTCCGCGTGTTGTGCAAGCCCATGAGCCGGCGGCAAATCACCGTCACCGTGCAGTTGGCGTTGCGACGCACGTACAACCTGCAACTCGGCGACCTGCACCGGCCCGAAAACCAAGCTGGCGAGTCGGAAGAGTAG
- the ftsH gene encoding ATP-dependent zinc metalloprotease FtsH → MKNDQPAPRKPGESKKPTQQGNNVVWYLLILGVVTLFLVNLLTSRTDTEIIYSDLIALIKKGPGDTQDHALTATEMHGTTPRQVEYKNLENVKVAPSEVTGTVTYKIVSGDPRDTPREKTPFRTARLGLEEDNGELRRLLEEHGFKYRAEDAAPWWKLYTPVLLTTGLLLLMLVFIMRRLGGAGSPMAFGRSRGKMYAQEDIGVTFEDVAGIDEAVEELREVVEFLRTPEKYQILGGRIPKGVLLVGPPGTGKTLLAKAIAGEAGVPFFSLSGSDFVEMFVGVGAARVRDMFQQAEAKAPCIIFIDELDALGKTRGSSVVGGHDEREQTLNALLVEMDGFDSNSGVIVMAATNRPETLDPALLRPGRFDRHVLVDRPDIRGREAILKVHVQNVKLSDKVNLKEVAGITSGFVGADLANLVNEAALLAARKGKSTVGMEEFNDGVERVTAGLEKKQRVMHQDEKQRVAYHESGHALVAYSLPNTDPVHKVSIIPRGMGALGYMLQRPEGDRYLMTQGELESRIQVLLAGTITEELVFNDVSTGAQNDLERASEMARSMVMDYGMSRLGRVNYRESGRSPFLAGSGDWPRERSHSEHTAREIDQEVKRIIDEAISKVRHIVAARRTSLEAMAQRLIEKEVIDADELKQIIEETSPSPQIVPGTLSDRRRSTPAESNEERPELGQAEGT, encoded by the coding sequence ATGAAGAATGATCAACCTGCCCCGCGCAAGCCGGGGGAATCGAAGAAACCGACCCAACAGGGCAACAACGTCGTCTGGTACCTGCTGATTCTGGGGGTGGTCACCCTGTTTCTCGTGAATCTGCTCACCAGCCGCACGGACACCGAGATCATCTACAGCGACCTGATCGCGCTGATTAAGAAGGGTCCCGGCGACACCCAAGACCACGCGCTCACCGCCACCGAAATGCACGGCACCACGCCGCGCCAGGTCGAGTACAAGAATCTCGAAAATGTGAAAGTGGCTCCGTCCGAAGTGACGGGCACAGTCACGTACAAGATTGTTTCCGGCGACCCGCGCGACACCCCCCGCGAGAAGACCCCCTTCCGCACGGCGCGCCTGGGGCTCGAGGAAGACAACGGCGAGCTGCGCCGCCTGCTCGAAGAGCACGGCTTCAAGTACCGCGCGGAAGACGCCGCCCCCTGGTGGAAGCTCTATACCCCGGTGCTGCTCACCACCGGTCTGCTGTTGTTGATGCTGGTCTTCATCATGCGGCGGCTGGGGGGGGCGGGCTCGCCCATGGCCTTCGGTCGCAGCCGCGGCAAGATGTACGCCCAGGAAGACATCGGCGTCACGTTCGAGGACGTCGCCGGCATCGACGAGGCCGTGGAAGAGCTGCGCGAGGTGGTCGAGTTTCTCCGCACGCCCGAGAAATACCAGATACTCGGCGGTCGCATTCCCAAGGGAGTGCTGCTGGTCGGCCCGCCAGGCACGGGCAAGACGCTGTTGGCCAAGGCGATCGCCGGCGAGGCGGGAGTGCCCTTCTTCAGCCTGTCGGGCTCCGACTTCGTCGAGATGTTCGTCGGCGTGGGGGCCGCGCGCGTCCGCGACATGTTCCAACAGGCCGAAGCCAAAGCCCCCTGCATCATCTTCATCGACGAGCTCGACGCGTTGGGCAAGACGCGCGGATCGAGCGTGGTCGGCGGTCACGACGAGCGCGAGCAGACGCTGAACGCCTTGCTCGTCGAGATGGACGGCTTCGACTCGAACAGCGGCGTGATCGTCATGGCGGCCACGAACCGGCCCGAGACGCTCGATCCGGCCCTCTTGCGACCGGGCCGCTTCGACCGGCACGTGCTCGTCGATCGCCCCGATATTCGCGGCCGCGAGGCGATCCTCAAGGTTCACGTGCAAAACGTGAAGCTGAGCGACAAGGTGAATTTGAAAGAAGTCGCCGGCATCACGTCGGGCTTCGTCGGCGCCGATCTGGCGAACCTGGTCAATGAAGCGGCCCTGCTCGCCGCCCGCAAGGGAAAGAGCACCGTGGGCATGGAAGAGTTCAACGACGGCGTGGAACGCGTGACCGCGGGGCTCGAAAAGAAGCAGCGCGTCATGCACCAGGACGAAAAGCAGCGCGTGGCGTACCACGAAAGCGGTCACGCATTGGTGGCCTACAGCCTGCCGAATACGGACCCGGTACACAAAGTCTCGATCATTCCCCGCGGCATGGGGGCGCTGGGCTACATGCTGCAGCGGCCCGAAGGGGATCGCTACCTGATGACACAAGGCGAGTTGGAAAGCCGCATCCAGGTACTGCTGGCCGGCACGATCACCGAAGAACTGGTCTTCAACGACGTTTCGACCGGCGCCCAGAACGACCTCGAGCGTGCCAGCGAGATGGCCCGCAGCATGGTGATGGACTACGGCATGAGCCGGCTGGGACGTGTCAATTATCGCGAAAGCGGCCGTTCTCCCTTCCTGGCAGGCAGCGGCGACTGGCCGCGCGAGCGCAGCCACAGCGAGCACACCGCCCGCGAAATCGATCAGGAGGTGAAACGCATCATCGACGAGGCAATCAGCAAGGTGCGGCACATCGTCGCCGCGCGGCGGACCTCGCTCGAAGCGATGGCACAACGGCTGATCGAAAAAGAAGTCATCGACGCCGACGAGCTGAAGCAGATCATCGAAGAGACTTCGCCCAGTCCCCAGATCGTACCGGGCACGCTCAGCGATCGGCGTCGCAGCACACCTGCCGAATCGAACGAAGAACGTCCCGAGTTGGGTCAGGCCGAAGGCACCTAA
- a CDS encoding glycosyltransferase family 39 protein: MPTARARALLLAVLVVAAFAPRLAMHQIRQVVCTDAPFFIERAEAFERGDYAAGLSRLGLNPYPLVLAGLHHAGLDWETAGRLWSLAFATLAVLPLFGFTRRLFGERAAVVACLLYAVQPELIEWSPEIIRDPTFWFLLLATLYFGHVAASAERYTLALYAIVGSCLTLAGLIRFEGWFLVVPLLWWAIAHRTARATWPAVAARIGVAAAMTPLWLVAINVCCFPGHHRWEWGRFDHLAMAVNWTFGAETATPAQGTHVSDNGATATKPGARVPLSTENFTPEDASKRPSLKVMCWGMAHTFLQGVHPLYVLAMGVGLWAVRRQHFLRDQLPLWMLAAVNLGAVWIYFWTHHEITSRYMLLIVLVGLPYAGGGVVWLAEQGARLARTAPVARRAVLVGTVLLVAAIGAIGCTDALTSEYRSRHLKADLGRWIRHYYGEDRTVLCSENLERLVGYYAQARHQGISSDASPREALGRVAEVEPDVVALWLQQPSEQALLAHFEQQESAHYQIYRGSTLPAGCEDVAVLVRTNLPVRQRVVESAAAGVSLSDQARPLY; encoded by the coding sequence TTGCCCACGGCTCGCGCGCGAGCGCTGCTCCTGGCAGTGCTAGTCGTGGCGGCGTTCGCGCCGCGGCTCGCCATGCATCAGATTCGGCAGGTGGTCTGTACCGATGCCCCCTTCTTCATCGAACGGGCCGAGGCCTTCGAACGTGGCGACTATGCCGCGGGGCTCTCGCGCTTGGGACTGAACCCCTATCCCTTAGTGTTGGCTGGACTGCATCACGCGGGGCTCGATTGGGAGACCGCCGGTCGCTTGTGGAGTCTCGCCTTTGCGACGCTCGCCGTGCTCCCCCTTTTCGGGTTCACGCGGCGACTGTTTGGGGAACGGGCCGCCGTGGTGGCCTGCCTGCTCTACGCCGTGCAGCCCGAGTTGATCGAGTGGAGCCCGGAGATCATTCGCGACCCTACGTTCTGGTTCTTGCTGCTAGCGACTCTCTACTTCGGTCATGTCGCGGCCTCGGCCGAGCGTTACACCCTGGCGTTGTACGCGATCGTTGGCTCGTGCCTGACGCTGGCAGGCCTGATCCGGTTCGAGGGATGGTTTTTGGTAGTGCCGCTGCTGTGGTGGGCCATCGCCCATCGTACGGCACGCGCGACGTGGCCGGCTGTTGCCGCCAGGATTGGTGTGGCCGCGGCGATGACTCCCCTCTGGCTGGTGGCGATCAATGTATGTTGCTTTCCGGGACACCACCGCTGGGAATGGGGACGCTTCGATCATTTGGCCATGGCGGTGAATTGGACCTTCGGCGCCGAGACCGCCACTCCCGCGCAGGGAACGCACGTGTCTGATAACGGTGCGACGGCGACAAAGCCTGGCGCGCGCGTGCCCCTTTCGACCGAGAACTTCACTCCAGAAGATGCCAGCAAGCGTCCCAGCCTCAAGGTGATGTGCTGGGGCATGGCGCATACGTTCCTGCAAGGGGTCCACCCGCTGTACGTGCTGGCGATGGGCGTCGGATTGTGGGCCGTGCGGCGCCAGCATTTTCTGCGCGACCAACTCCCCCTGTGGATGCTGGCCGCGGTGAATCTCGGGGCGGTGTGGATCTATTTCTGGACGCACCACGAAATCACCTCCCGCTACATGCTGCTCATCGTGCTGGTGGGTCTGCCGTATGCCGGGGGGGGAGTGGTTTGGCTGGCGGAACAGGGGGCCCGGCTCGCTCGTACCGCGCCCGTCGCGCGTCGCGCGGTGCTGGTCGGCACGGTCCTGCTGGTGGCCGCGATCGGGGCGATCGGCTGCACGGACGCCTTGACGAGCGAATATCGCAGCCGCCACTTGAAGGCCGATCTCGGGCGGTGGATCCGGCACTACTACGGCGAGGATCGCACGGTCCTTTGTTCCGAGAATCTGGAGCGTCTCGTGGGGTACTACGCCCAGGCGCGGCATCAGGGCATTTCGTCCGACGCATCGCCCCGCGAAGCGCTGGGACGCGTCGCGGAGGTCGAGCCCGACGTCGTTGCCCTGTGGCTCCAGCAGCCGAGCGAACAAGCATTGCTGGCCCACTTCGAGCAACAGGAGTCGGCGCATTACCAGATCTACCGAGGCAGCACGCTACCCGCTGGCTGCGAAGATGTGGCCGTGCTCGTGCGGACGAATCTCCCGGTCCGGCAACGGGTGGTGGAATCCGCCGCCGCTGGGGTCTCCTTGTCAGACCAGGCACGACCCCTATACTAA